A genomic region of Kribbella sp. NBC_00382 contains the following coding sequences:
- a CDS encoding amino acid ABC transporter ATP-binding protein, whose protein sequence is MTAVVEIKNLHKSFGSNHVLRGIDFTVEEGEVVCVIGPSGSGKSTLLRCVNLLEVPEQGQVLVSGEDITDQDCHLDAARSRIGMVFQQFNLFPHLSVLANCTVAQTTVLRRNASTAEEIARGNLDRVGLNDKVTAYPMQLSGGQQQRVAIARALSMDPALMLFDEPTSALDPELVGDVLTVMRKLALDGMTMLVVTHEMAFAREVADRVVFMDGGVIVEQGPPAEVIGNPQQERTRTFLRRVLDPTHVEPS, encoded by the coding sequence ATGACCGCTGTGGTGGAGATCAAGAACCTGCACAAGTCGTTCGGCAGCAACCATGTCCTGCGCGGTATCGACTTCACCGTCGAGGAGGGCGAGGTCGTCTGCGTGATCGGGCCGTCCGGTTCGGGCAAGTCGACGCTGCTGCGGTGCGTCAACCTGCTCGAAGTACCGGAGCAAGGTCAGGTGCTCGTCAGCGGCGAGGACATCACCGACCAGGACTGCCACCTGGACGCCGCCCGGTCCCGGATCGGGATGGTGTTCCAGCAGTTCAACCTGTTCCCGCATTTGTCCGTACTGGCGAACTGCACCGTGGCGCAGACGACAGTACTGCGGCGCAACGCGTCGACGGCCGAGGAGATCGCGCGAGGCAACCTGGATCGCGTCGGGCTGAACGACAAGGTGACCGCCTACCCGATGCAACTGTCGGGCGGGCAGCAGCAGCGAGTGGCGATCGCTCGCGCGTTGTCGATGGACCCTGCCCTGATGCTCTTCGACGAGCCCACCTCGGCGCTCGACCCCGAGCTGGTCGGCGACGTCCTGACGGTGATGCGCAAGCTCGCCCTGGACGGGATGACGATGCTCGTCGTCACGCACGAGATGGCCTTCGCCCGCGAGGTCGCCGACCGGGTGGTCTTCATGGACGGCGGCGTGATCGTCGAACAGGGCCCGCCCGCCGAGGTGATCGGCAACCCGCAGCAGGAACGCACCCGGACCTTCCTGCGCCGGGTCCTCGACCCCACCCATGTGGAGCCGAGCTAG
- a CDS encoding amino acid ABC transporter permease: protein MTSGTDDPRPVDPPATAAADRPGAIEAVPVRHPGRWVAIAVLAVLFAMFVHLVVTNKEFDWKFVFQAMNQSPVLEGLVKGTLLVTVLSMVVGVGGGVILAVMRLSDNPILSGVAWLFTWFFRSVPRYILLFTMATLGILFKDGLSFGFPFDWKIIGWLGMSGDWRFLTLDANQVFTGIVAGVLGLGLSEAAYMAEIARAGIMSVDKGQLEAAEALGMNRGKAMRRVVLPQAMRVIVPPTGNETIAMLKDTSLLIAVPVTTELFYQLQSIGSVYYKTFPVAVAATLYYLAATSVLMVGQYFLERHFGKGFGTKAPRAARPAGAGGA from the coding sequence ATGACATCAGGTACTGACGACCCGCGTCCGGTCGATCCGCCCGCCACTGCGGCGGCGGACCGGCCGGGTGCGATCGAAGCCGTCCCGGTCCGGCATCCGGGCCGCTGGGTCGCCATCGCCGTGCTCGCGGTGCTGTTCGCGATGTTCGTGCACCTGGTGGTGACCAACAAGGAGTTCGACTGGAAGTTCGTCTTCCAGGCGATGAACCAGTCGCCGGTGCTCGAGGGCCTGGTCAAGGGCACCTTGCTGGTCACCGTGCTGAGCATGGTGGTCGGGGTCGGCGGCGGGGTGATCCTGGCCGTGATGCGGCTGTCGGACAACCCGATCCTGTCCGGCGTGGCCTGGCTGTTCACCTGGTTCTTCCGCAGCGTGCCGCGGTACATCCTGCTGTTCACGATGGCCACCCTGGGCATCCTGTTCAAGGACGGGCTGTCGTTCGGCTTCCCGTTCGACTGGAAGATCATCGGCTGGCTGGGGATGTCGGGTGACTGGCGGTTCCTGACGCTGGACGCCAACCAGGTCTTCACCGGCATCGTGGCCGGCGTGCTCGGACTCGGCTTGTCCGAGGCGGCGTACATGGCCGAGATCGCCCGGGCCGGCATCATGAGCGTCGACAAGGGTCAGCTCGAGGCCGCCGAGGCGCTCGGGATGAACCGTGGCAAGGCGATGCGCCGGGTGGTGCTGCCGCAGGCGATGCGGGTGATCGTGCCGCCGACCGGCAACGAGACGATCGCCATGCTCAAGGACACTTCACTGCTGATCGCCGTACCGGTGACGACCGAGCTGTTCTACCAGCTGCAGTCGATCGGAAGCGTTTACTACAAGACATTCCCGGTCGCCGTCGCCGCGACGCTGTACTACCTGGCCGCCACCAGCGTGCTGATGGTCGGGCAGTACTTCCTCGAGCGGCACTTCGGCAAGGGCTTCGGGACCAAGGCCCCGCGAGCCGCCCGGCCGGCCGGGGCAGGAGGCGCCTGA
- a CDS encoding ABC transporter substrate-binding protein, translating to MSVLRMTLAVCGVVVLSASGCGSDSLSGDSPSTSTSSSQPTAGGSTDPSLAAALPAKIKTAGKITVGVDATYPPNEFLQGGKTVAGMDVDVFDAVAKKFGVTVDWQPAGFDTIITGVQSGKYDLGISSFTINDKRKAQVNMVSYFNAGTQWATAAGNPKKVDPADACGKTIAVQKGTTQLEDDIPVKQAACKKAGKPEIKLVIREKQDAATADVATGKADAMLADSPVVLYAAKQSQGKIEALGDIYDAAPYGYVVPKAETEFATALAKALKAIDADGTYKAALSTWGNESGAITDFAVNP from the coding sequence ATGTCAGTTCTGCGTATGACCCTTGCCGTGTGTGGGGTCGTCGTCCTGTCCGCGAGTGGATGCGGTTCGGACAGCCTGTCGGGTGATTCGCCGTCGACGAGTACCTCGTCGAGCCAGCCGACCGCCGGTGGATCCACGGACCCCTCGCTCGCGGCGGCCCTGCCGGCGAAGATCAAGACGGCCGGCAAGATCACCGTCGGCGTCGACGCGACCTACCCGCCGAACGAGTTCCTGCAGGGCGGCAAGACCGTGGCCGGGATGGACGTCGATGTGTTCGACGCCGTCGCCAAGAAGTTCGGCGTCACCGTCGACTGGCAGCCGGCCGGCTTCGACACCATCATCACCGGTGTGCAGAGCGGCAAGTACGACCTCGGTATCTCGTCGTTCACGATCAACGACAAGCGCAAGGCGCAGGTCAACATGGTCAGCTACTTCAACGCCGGTACCCAGTGGGCCACCGCCGCGGGCAACCCGAAAAAGGTCGACCCGGCCGACGCGTGCGGCAAGACGATCGCCGTCCAGAAGGGCACCACCCAGCTCGAGGACGACATCCCGGTCAAGCAGGCCGCCTGCAAGAAGGCCGGCAAGCCGGAGATCAAGCTCGTCATCCGGGAGAAGCAGGATGCCGCCACCGCCGACGTCGCCACCGGCAAGGCCGACGCGATGCTGGCCGACTCCCCCGTCGTGCTCTACGCGGCCAAGCAGTCGCAGGGCAAGATCGAGGCGCTCGGTGACATCTACGACGCCGCGCCGTACGGGTACGTCGTACCGAAGGCCGAGACCGAGTTCGCGACCGCGCTGGCCAAGGCGCTCAAGGCGATCGATGCCGACGGCACCTACAAGGCGGCCCTGAGCACCTGGGGCAACGAGTCGGGCGCCATCACCGACTTCGCCGTGAACCCCTGA
- a CDS encoding amino acid ABC transporter permease: MTSTDTLPERRRGLSPRQRARRSRGIQYAVLIVIVVVAAFTADWGQIVDVFFSPKFIKDSFTSGLPGAFLKTLEYTAGAFVIGLLGGTLLALMRLSRVAPYRWLATAYIEFFRGLPAIVVFVAFSLLPLAFANLVIPFDPYGTVWLALGIVAAAYMAEVIRAGIQAVPRGQVEAARSLGMPPGLATRKIVLPQAFRIVLPPLANDLILLVKDSSLVFIIGTTAADYELTGFGRDLANTASNLTPLVTAGFCYLIITLPLGLLVRWLEAKAARAN; encoded by the coding sequence GTGACCTCCACCGACACCCTCCCGGAACGGCGTCGGGGCCTGAGTCCGCGGCAGCGGGCCCGGCGCTCCCGCGGGATCCAGTACGCCGTACTGATCGTCATCGTCGTGGTGGCCGCCTTCACGGCGGACTGGGGCCAGATCGTCGATGTCTTCTTCAGCCCGAAGTTCATCAAGGACTCCTTCACCTCCGGGCTGCCCGGCGCCTTCCTGAAGACGCTCGAGTACACGGCCGGCGCGTTCGTCATCGGCCTGCTCGGCGGGACCCTGCTGGCCCTGATGCGGCTCAGCCGGGTCGCGCCGTACCGCTGGCTCGCGACGGCGTACATCGAGTTCTTCCGCGGGCTGCCGGCGATCGTGGTCTTCGTCGCGTTCAGCCTGCTGCCGCTCGCCTTCGCGAACCTGGTCATCCCGTTCGACCCGTACGGCACGGTGTGGCTGGCGCTCGGGATCGTCGCCGCGGCGTACATGGCCGAGGTGATCCGGGCCGGGATCCAGGCCGTGCCGCGAGGTCAGGTCGAGGCGGCCCGCTCGCTCGGGATGCCGCCCGGCCTGGCGACCCGGAAGATCGTGCTGCCACAGGCGTTCCGGATCGTCCTGCCGCCGCTGGCCAACGACCTGATCCTGCTGGTCAAGGACTCGTCGCTGGTCTTCATCATCGGTACGACGGCAGCTGACTACGAGCTGACCGGCTTCGGCCGCGACCTGGCCAACACGGCGTCGAACCTGACCCCCCTGGTCACCGCCGGGTTCTGCTACCTGATCATCACCCTGCCACTGGGCCTGCTGGTCCGCTGGCTCGAAGCCAAGGCTGCGAGGGCGAACTGA